Proteins from a genomic interval of Clostridium scatologenes:
- a CDS encoding tyrosine-type recombinase/integrase, with the protein MPKTRVKFNNSNGVTPNTFMQNFGKSNINITQFTLLHEKFMEAKTLEGLAPRTLEDHVKHFKFFKKYIETIQRTELDQIFLSKDLFKNYVAYMLLEKKYAPCTINLRITSLKCYLNWLFKEKYTTENYSLYLVRVKRPQDTILPLTKEEVKKMLNVVDTGTYAGIRDFTMMIIILDCGIRPQELCNVKINEVDFKNKLLKVNAQTAKTRKSRELPLSKQSLHLLKQLISISEENQSPYIFMSSQTADKLDHNVAAKNFEKYGKRAGIKKRCTPYVFRHTFATNAVKKGMDTFTLQRIMGHALITTTRQYVQLDTRDLVRSHEKTNFLNEYFK; encoded by the coding sequence ATGCCTAAGACTAGAGTGAAATTTAACAATTCCAATGGTGTAACACCAAATACATTCATGCAAAATTTTGGAAAAAGCAACATAAATATTACACAATTTACACTTTTACATGAAAAATTTATGGAAGCTAAAACTCTTGAAGGATTAGCACCTAGAACACTTGAAGACCATGTAAAACATTTCAAGTTCTTTAAAAAATATATAGAAACAATTCAGCGTACAGAATTAGACCAAATATTTTTAAGTAAAGATTTATTTAAAAATTATGTTGCTTATATGTTGCTAGAAAAAAAATATGCACCTTGCACAATAAATCTGAGAATTACAAGTCTTAAATGTTATCTAAATTGGCTATTTAAAGAAAAATATACAACTGAAAATTATTCTTTATATTTAGTTAGAGTAAAAAGGCCACAAGACACAATTTTACCTTTAACAAAAGAAGAAGTAAAGAAAATGCTTAATGTAGTTGATACTGGAACTTATGCAGGTATAAGGGATTTTACCATGATGATAATTATATTAGATTGCGGAATAAGACCCCAAGAATTATGCAATGTAAAAATAAATGAAGTGGATTTTAAAAATAAATTACTAAAAGTAAATGCCCAAACTGCAAAAACAAGAAAATCAAGGGAACTTCCATTATCAAAGCAGTCATTACATTTATTAAAACAATTAATTAGTATTTCAGAAGAAAATCAATCTCCTTATATTTTTATGAGTAGTCAAACGGCTGATAAATTAGACCATAATGTAGCAGCAAAGAATTTTGAGAAATATGGAAAAAGGGCAGGAATTAAAAAAAGGTGTACTCCATATGTGTTTCGTCATACCTTCGCCACTAATGCTGTGAAAAAAGGAATGGACACATTCACATTACAACGCATAATGGGTCACGCTCTAATTACAACTACACGACAATATGTGCAATTAGATACTAGAGATTTAGTTAGAAGCCATGAAAAAACTAATTTCTTAAATGAATACTTTAAATAG
- a CDS encoding DUF1667 domain-containing protein: MIKEIICNKCNKKCILGIDRYDDSIEVSGNLCNMGKEYAHFEINNNKDIFTTLVRIKGANGNVISVKSTKPLDKKLWVECSKALSRLYVGAPMRQGDIVCKNILNTGVDIVSTKTMVRINK, from the coding sequence TTGATAAAAGAGATTATTTGTAATAAATGCAATAAAAAATGCATATTAGGAATAGATAGATATGATGATTCAATAGAGGTTTCAGGTAATTTATGCAATATGGGTAAAGAATATGCGCATTTTGAAATTAACAATAATAAAGATATTTTTACTACTTTAGTAAGGATAAAAGGTGCAAATGGTAATGTAATTTCAGTAAAAAGTACAAAGCCATTAGACAAGAAGTTATGGGTAGAATGTTCTAAAGCATTAAGTAGACTTTATGTAGGTGCACCAATGAGACAAGGAGATATAGTTTGTAAAAATATCTTAAATACTGGGGTGGACATAGTTTCTACTAAAACTATGGTTAGAATTAATAAGTAA
- a CDS encoding DUF6198 family protein, whose protein sequence is MKSFYRGLMYCIGLIILALGIILNTKTGLGVSPIISIPYCISKIWKISLGNATLCIYILCVAGQALLRGKKFRIFDLLQIPMSIAFSWIINIFNNMININCDSIIKNMILLLIAIILTGIGAALSIEMRIVPNAADGLTQALGERMGKGLGFAKNIIDISSVLITVIIGMIFTGNVIGIGIGTLVAVLGVGRVIALVNLLFKNQMLALVN, encoded by the coding sequence ATGAAAAGCTTTTATCGTGGATTAATGTATTGTATTGGACTTATAATACTTGCATTAGGAATTATATTAAATACAAAAACGGGTTTGGGAGTATCGCCAATTATCTCAATACCTTATTGCATATCAAAGATTTGGAAGATAAGTTTAGGAAATGCTACACTATGTATTTATATATTATGTGTAGCTGGACAAGCATTGCTTCGTGGAAAGAAATTTCGCATATTTGATCTACTACAAATTCCTATGAGTATTGCATTCAGTTGGATTATTAATATTTTTAATAATATGATAAATATAAATTGTGATAGTATAATAAAAAATATGATTTTGCTTTTAATAGCGATTATACTTACTGGAATTGGAGCAGCACTTTCAATTGAAATGAGAATTGTTCCAAATGCTGCAGATGGTCTTACACAAGCATTAGGAGAGAGAATGGGAAAAGGACTTGGATTTGCAAAGAATATTATAGACATATCCAGTGTTCTTATTACTGTAATTATTGGAATGATATTTACAGGAAATGTTATTGGAATTGGTATAGGAACTTTAGTGGCAGTACTTGGTGTAGGACGTGTTATTGCATTGGTTAATTTACTTTTTAAAAATCAGATGCTTGCACTTGTAAATTAA
- a CDS encoding helix-turn-helix domain-containing protein, translating into MLSAEKMKHLRLLHGISQVELGKEMGISKNLISMVENRKQNYTQEWHDKYINAIYKVAAEKKKEILKSNDIQEIEEKAEETKKNLEKETKK; encoded by the coding sequence ATGTTAAGTGCTGAAAAAATGAAACATTTAAGATTGTTACATGGAATTAGCCAAGTGGAACTTGGAAAGGAAATGGGTATATCTAAAAATTTAATTAGTATGGTTGAAAATCGAAAGCAGAATTATACCCAAGAATGGCATGATAAATATATCAATGCTATTTATAAAGTAGCAGCAGAAAAAAAGAAAGAAATACTAAAATCTAATGATATTCAAGAAATTGAAGAAAAAGCAGAAGAAACTAAGAAAAATTTAGAAAAAGAAACTAAAAAATAG
- a CDS encoding L,D-transpeptidase, giving the protein MKRTIILSFILTCIFIFAPAFMVQFDDNSQGKVNTETLSKNNDKSNLDKKAVTYDVAIFSSNTCFKKTYYIAANKVDVYDDNSGKDKVLFQLAKNDVVVAYKNENGYIYCEENKCGKRGWIKNNKDNLKGIVYKKTDYILDVDLIKQNINVIKNDNAIRTISCSTGMIGNQDTETPLGIFYVQSKGEYFYSNKYKEGARYYIKFFSNYLIHSIPVDEKGNIIEDEKKKIGFPCSHGCIRISVKDAEWIYKNIPENSTVIIHY; this is encoded by the coding sequence TTGAAAAGAACTATAATTTTAAGTTTTATACTTACCTGTATTTTTATTTTTGCTCCAGCATTTATGGTACAGTTTGATGATAACTCACAAGGTAAGGTAAATACAGAAACTTTAAGTAAAAATAATGATAAAAGTAATTTAGATAAAAAAGCAGTTACATATGATGTAGCTATATTTTCTTCAAATACATGTTTTAAGAAAACTTATTATATAGCAGCTAATAAGGTAGATGTCTATGATGATAATTCAGGAAAGGATAAAGTACTATTTCAATTAGCGAAGAATGATGTAGTAGTAGCTTATAAAAATGAAAATGGTTATATTTATTGTGAAGAAAATAAGTGTGGAAAAAGGGGATGGATAAAAAATAATAAGGACAACTTAAAAGGAATAGTATATAAAAAAACAGATTATATATTAGATGTTGATCTAATTAAACAAAATATAAATGTTATAAAAAATGATAATGCAATAAGAACTATTTCATGTTCTACAGGAATGATTGGAAACCAGGACACTGAAACACCTCTAGGAATATTTTATGTTCAAAGCAAAGGAGAGTATTTTTATAGTAATAAATACAAAGAAGGAGCAAGATATTATATTAAATTTTTTTCAAATTATTTAATACATTCTATACCAGTTGATGAAAAAGGTAATATAATAGAAGATGAAAAGAAAAAAATAGGTTTTCCATGTTCTCATGGATGTATAAGAATATCTGTAAAAGATGCTGAATGGATATACAAAAATATTCCTGAGAATTCAACAGTAATTATACATTACTAG
- a CDS encoding PAS domain S-box protein, protein MKKFIETVKVEKWNLKFIDEKNKYLSIFQSIPNPVIILDDQNVINNINDTATELFKVMDFYVGVNNLNENKKFSWIEDELKYFCSGNYSEISFIKEYKSYNYNSFFKVKLKKIRVNNNFVGTIVILDDITNSRKVSEELENSEKNLREITESMKDLTCKIDINGKIQYVSPSVKPILGYNLKDLIGKYIFSNIHPEDLDKTMSSFNRGFIDKSSTGQELRFRKQNGHYIWVEFIYNSLYDENGNVSGAIIVAKDITKIKELEEELKKFKIEVESAKLAKSEFLANVSNEIKNPLNSIIDMTDVMLFNTSLNEEQNEYMSIIKKSSESLLKIVDNMLSFSKIESGKVRLEEFEFNIKDVIYETLDALAIRAHEKNLELMIYIYPDVDENLIGDYFKFKQIIINIVGNAIKFTEKGEVAVYVEKVKDKLDKISLKISVIDTGIGMTEESINKLNKYFNGVSNCKLKKYSGNGLGLILSKQLIELMDGEIWFESKCKKGTSFYFTLDFKLQQYKQEIIKYNYLKDLNVLLVDDNKTNRTIVYNMLNDLQMGVRFVANSEEGLSVVREYAKLNKYFDVIIIDEIMSGMNGFTLANKLKKEMNITNPIIMMLSSMELNKSKSKCKQMGLFNYLVKPIKQSELSDVIKNALNIEDRNESVDNHHDYKFFDNVKNNINKNYKDNINVLISSDRNINSNKLISNLVEKRKWNVFYGANEKEIFSILENNKINMFITNVENNEKDIIELIKQIRKKEHEKNIKSHLPIIVVYRESNEGIKESFLEIGANECICNFEDITEVYSRVEQMVKSNKINYGEQAILDLDQVIDITGGEEKLFKELIEVFFQAYPEHVKGIKEAIEKRNSNELQVKSNNLKQALGSLGAKSVFYLVDELEKMAQNNDLDNAKKTFERVQLEIIRLKSVLNKIQKIGKN, encoded by the coding sequence ATGAAGAAATTTATTGAAACAGTGAAGGTTGAGAAGTGGAATTTAAAGTTTATCGATGAAAAGAATAAATACTTATCTATATTTCAAAGTATACCTAATCCAGTTATTATTTTAGATGATCAAAATGTGATAAATAATATAAATGATACAGCTACTGAATTATTCAAAGTTATGGATTTTTATGTAGGAGTTAATAATTTAAATGAAAATAAAAAGTTTTCATGGATAGAAGATGAATTAAAATATTTTTGTTCTGGCAATTATTCTGAAATTAGTTTTATAAAAGAATACAAATCATATAATTACAATTCATTTTTTAAAGTAAAGCTTAAGAAGATAAGAGTAAACAATAATTTCGTAGGTACTATAGTTATATTAGATGATATTACTAACTCAAGGAAAGTATCAGAAGAACTTGAAAACAGTGAGAAAAACTTAAGAGAAATTACAGAAAGTATGAAAGACTTAACATGTAAAATAGATATCAATGGTAAAATACAATATGTAAGTCCTTCAGTTAAACCAATACTAGGTTATAATTTAAAAGATCTAATAGGAAAGTATATATTTAGTAATATCCATCCTGAAGATTTGGATAAAACTATGAGTTCTTTTAATAGAGGATTTATAGATAAAAGTAGTACTGGACAAGAACTAAGATTTAGAAAGCAAAATGGCCATTATATTTGGGTTGAATTCATATATAACTCATTGTATGATGAAAATGGTAATGTTTCTGGTGCTATAATTGTAGCAAAAGATATTACAAAAATAAAAGAATTAGAAGAAGAGTTGAAAAAATTTAAGATAGAAGTAGAGTCTGCAAAGTTAGCTAAAAGTGAATTTTTAGCTAATGTGAGTAATGAGATAAAGAATCCACTAAATTCTATAATAGATATGACAGATGTAATGTTGTTTAATACTAGTTTAAATGAAGAACAAAATGAGTACATGAGTATTATAAAAAAGTCATCAGAGTCACTTCTTAAGATAGTAGATAATATGTTAAGCTTTTCTAAGATAGAATCTGGTAAGGTAAGGCTTGAAGAGTTTGAATTTAATATTAAAGATGTAATATATGAAACTTTGGATGCTTTGGCTATACGTGCCCATGAAAAGAATTTGGAACTTATGATATATATATATCCAGATGTAGATGAAAATTTAATAGGAGATTATTTCAAGTTTAAACAAATCATTATAAATATAGTTGGGAATGCAATAAAGTTTACTGAAAAGGGAGAAGTTGCAGTATATGTAGAAAAAGTAAAAGATAAATTAGATAAAATTAGTTTGAAAATTTCTGTTATTGATACAGGAATTGGTATGACTGAAGAAAGTATAAACAAGTTAAATAAGTATTTTAATGGAGTAAGCAATTGTAAATTAAAAAAATACTCAGGAAATGGATTAGGACTGATTTTATCAAAACAGTTGATAGAATTAATGGATGGGGAAATATGGTTTGAAAGTAAGTGTAAAAAAGGAACTAGTTTCTACTTTACCTTAGATTTTAAATTACAGCAGTATAAACAAGAAATAATTAAGTACAATTACTTAAAAGATTTAAATGTGCTTTTAGTTGATGATAATAAGACTAATAGGACAATTGTTTATAATATGCTTAATGATTTACAAATGGGAGTAAGATTTGTAGCTAATTCAGAAGAAGGGCTCAGTGTTGTTAGGGAATATGCAAAACTCAATAAGTACTTTGATGTTATTATAATAGATGAAATTATGTCAGGTATGAATGGATTTACATTAGCAAATAAATTAAAGAAGGAAATGAATATTACTAATCCAATAATTATGATGCTTTCAAGTATGGAATTAAATAAAAGTAAAAGTAAGTGTAAACAAATGGGATTATTTAATTATTTAGTTAAACCTATAAAGCAATCAGAATTAAGTGATGTAATTAAAAATGCACTGAATATAGAAGATAGAAATGAATCAGTAGATAATCATCATGATTATAAGTTTTTTGATAATGTGAAAAATAATATAAACAAAAATTACAAAGATAATATAAATGTACTTATATCATCAGACAGAAACATAAACAGTAATAAACTTATTAGTAATTTAGTTGAAAAAAGAAAATGGAACGTTTTCTATGGAGCTAATGAAAAAGAAATTTTTAGTATATTAGAAAATAATAAAATTAATATGTTTATTACTAATGTTGAAAATAATGAAAAAGATATAATTGAATTAATTAAGCAAATTCGAAAAAAAGAACATGAAAAAAATATAAAAAGTCATTTACCTATAATAGTTGTATATAGAGAATCAAATGAAGGTATTAAGGAAAGCTTTTTAGAAATCGGTGCTAATGAATGCATATGTAATTTTGAAGATATAACTGAGGTGTATTCAAGAGTTGAACAGATGGTAAAGAGTAATAAAATTAATTATGGTGAACAAGCAATTTTAGATTTAGATCAAGTTATTGATATTACAGGAGGAGAGGAAAAGCTTTTCAAAGAATTAATTGAAGTATTTTTTCAAGCTTATCCTGAGCATGTAAAAGGTATAAAAGAAGCTATAGAAAAAAGAAATTCTAATGAGCTTCAAGTCAAATCTAATAATTTAAAACAAGCATTAGGAAGCTTAGGAGCCAAATCTGTATTTTATTTAGTTGATGAACTTGAAAAAATGGCTCAAAATAATGATCTAGATAATGCAAAAAAGACCTTTGAAAGAGTTCAGTTAGAAATTATAAGATTAAAAAGTGTATTAAATAAAATTCAAAAAATAGGAAAGAATTAA
- a CDS encoding NAD(P)/FAD-dependent oxidoreductase codes for MDYDVLILGGGIVGCAAAYELSKYNLNIALIEKDYDIADDVALINCSVIYDGCEAEDTLISKLQTMGNDVVGKISDKFNVNFKKCGYLIVAEDEKGEEKLKNMYNTSIKRGIKEIYLLDKEQVYKIEPNLNIDVKKALYSKNTGVISPYDLAIAYGEIAFDNGVNFKLQEEVLDIQKISKGFSIITNKNKFTCTTVLNTTPGENYSVDSYNKVNKNRSNLKYFLLEKEFKTNFKNIISTLNESENKLYTIPTVDGGYVVAIKTDENITYEESIKRISTFLGNIDEECISAFYESSFFNDSLTIDDSVIDKGYIKVTGKNYSQVTITPAIAKIVCETIVSNLNCVLKKDFVDKRRDFYRFRYLSNDERKEIIKLNKKYGKIICNCQKVSEGEIIDSIRRPLGARTIEGIKRRTGVTFGSCMGAQCLNKISSILARETDKKITDIVKDSKNSKIMISRIKEFDDI; via the coding sequence ATGGATTACGACGTATTGATATTAGGCGGAGGGATAGTAGGTTGTGCAGCTGCATATGAGCTTTCAAAGTATAATTTGAATATAGCCCTTATTGAGAAAGATTATGATATAGCAGATGATGTTGCTCTTATTAATTGTTCTGTAATATATGATGGATGTGAAGCGGAAGATACTTTGATATCTAAATTACAAACTATGGGTAATGATGTTGTTGGAAAAATATCGGATAAATTTAATGTTAATTTTAAAAAATGTGGTTATTTAATTGTTGCTGAAGATGAAAAGGGTGAAGAAAAACTTAAAAATATGTACAACACATCAATAAAAAGAGGAATAAAAGAAATATATTTATTAGATAAAGAGCAGGTATATAAAATAGAACCAAACTTAAATATAGATGTAAAAAAGGCTCTTTACTCTAAAAATACAGGAGTTATTTCACCTTATGATCTTGCAATAGCTTATGGAGAAATTGCATTTGATAATGGAGTAAATTTTAAATTACAAGAAGAAGTTTTGGACATACAAAAAATATCAAAAGGATTTAGTATAATTACAAATAAAAATAAATTTACGTGTACTACAGTACTAAATACTACTCCAGGAGAAAACTATAGTGTAGATAGTTATAATAAAGTAAATAAAAATAGAAGTAATTTAAAATATTTTTTATTAGAAAAGGAATTTAAGACAAACTTTAAAAATATAATATCTACTTTAAATGAGAGTGAAAATAAATTATATACAATTCCTACAGTTGATGGAGGATATGTAGTAGCAATAAAAACAGATGAGAATATAACATATGAAGAAAGTATAAAAAGAATATCTACATTTTTGGGGAATATAGATGAAGAGTGTATTAGCGCTTTTTATGAGTCATCATTTTTTAATGATAGTTTAACAATAGATGACAGTGTAATTGATAAAGGGTATATTAAGGTTACAGGAAAAAATTATAGTCAGGTTACAATAACACCTGCTATTGCTAAAATTGTTTGTGAGACTATAGTGAGTAATTTAAATTGTGTTTTAAAAAAGGATTTTGTAGATAAAAGAAGAGATTTTTATAGATTTAGATATTTATCAAATGATGAGAGAAAAGAAATTATAAAGTTAAATAAAAAGTATGGTAAAATAATATGTAATTGCCAAAAAGTAAGTGAGGGAGAAATAATAGATTCTATTAGAAGGCCTCTAGGAGCGCGTACAATAGAAGGAATAAAGAGAAGAACTGGAGTAACATTTGGAAGCTGTATGGGAGCTCAATGTTTAAATAAAATATCATCAATATTGGCAAGAGAAACTGATAAAAAAATTACTGATATAGTTAAGGATTCTAAAAATTCAAAGATTATGATAAGTAGAATTAAAGAGTTTGATGATATATAA
- a CDS encoding phosphatidylserine decarboxylase, whose amino-acid sequence MIKYYNRKSKKYEIEQVAGDTYLNWIYSSPVGMTLLELLFKKKIFSKLYGNFCDRKASIKKIIPFVKELNIDMSCCEKNLNDFESFNDFFTRKLIPSARPIYSDINSIVSPGDGKLLVYENIDLNNVLSIKGYSYSLYDLIKNKETADIFKGGTCIILRLCPTDYHRFHFVDNGICSSTNKIKGDYYSVNPIALKKIPDLFFRNKREWCIFHSENFGKILHIEVGATCVGSILQTYTPNKSIKKGDEKGYFKFGGSTTILFIEKGKIVIDNELLEQTNKGFETQVFMGEKIGKKI is encoded by the coding sequence ATGATCAAGTACTATAATAGAAAATCAAAAAAATATGAAATTGAACAAGTTGCTGGAGATACTTATCTTAACTGGATTTATTCATCTCCTGTAGGAATGACACTTTTGGAATTATTGTTTAAGAAAAAAATTTTTTCTAAATTATACGGCAACTTTTGTGATAGAAAAGCTAGTATAAAAAAGATTATTCCTTTTGTTAAAGAACTTAACATAGATATGTCCTGCTGTGAAAAAAATTTAAATGATTTTGAATCCTTTAATGACTTCTTTACACGAAAATTAATACCATCAGCAAGACCTATATATTCCGATATTAATTCTATAGTCTCTCCTGGTGATGGTAAACTTTTAGTTTATGAAAACATTGATTTAAATAATGTACTAAGTATAAAAGGATATTCTTATAGTTTATATGATCTTATAAAGAACAAAGAAACTGCTGATATTTTTAAAGGAGGTACTTGTATAATTTTAAGGCTATGTCCTACAGACTATCACAGATTCCATTTTGTAGATAATGGTATCTGCTCTTCTACTAATAAAATTAAAGGTGATTACTATTCTGTAAATCCTATAGCTTTAAAAAAAATACCTGATTTATTTTTTCGAAATAAAAGGGAATGGTGCATTTTCCATTCAGAAAACTTTGGTAAAATCTTACACATAGAGGTTGGTGCAACTTGCGTTGGATCAATATTACAAACATATACTCCTAACAAAAGTATAAAAAAAGGTGATGAAAAAGGATATTTTAAGTTTGGTGGTTCTACTACAATATTATTTATTGAGAAAGGTAAAATTGTAATTGATAATGAATTACTAGAACAAACCAATAAAGGCTTTGAAACACAAGTATTTATGGGTGAAAAAATAGGAAAGAAAATTTAA
- the serS gene encoding serine--tRNA ligase — MLDLKRIRKNKEEIKKALKNRGEHFEEKIIDELLDFDEKRRRILIEVEVLKNKKNQDSIEIGKLKKEGKGSNFIVSEIKRLTDKIKQFDIELSEVDSKIEYLMLRIPNIPHMSVPEGETDSDNVEIRRWSKPTKFNFNPKAHWDIGADLNILDFERGGKVTGSRFMFYRGLGARLERAVITYFLDVHTEEHGYEELFPPYMVNRNSMVGTGQLPKFEEDTFRISNSEFFLIPTAEVPVTNFYRDEVLKGEDLPIKHVAYSACFRSESSSAGRDTRGLVRQRQFNKVELVKFTKPEQSYDELEKLTNDAEEILQRLHLPYRVVKICKGDLGFTAALKYDIEVWMPSYNRFVEISSCSNFEDFQARRANIKYKETSKDRPQYVHTLNGSGLAAGRTVAAILENYQQEDGSVIIPEVLRQYMGGKEKIK; from the coding sequence ATGTTAGATTTAAAAAGAATAAGGAAGAATAAAGAAGAAATTAAAAAAGCATTAAAAAATAGAGGCGAACATTTTGAGGAAAAAATTATAGATGAGTTATTAGATTTTGATGAAAAAAGAAGAAGGATATTAATTGAAGTTGAAGTGTTAAAAAATAAAAAAAATCAAGATTCAATTGAAATAGGAAAGTTAAAAAAAGAAGGTAAAGGTTCAAACTTTATTGTTAGTGAAATAAAGAGATTGACAGATAAAATAAAACAATTTGATATTGAACTTTCAGAAGTGGATAGTAAAATTGAATATTTAATGCTTAGGATACCTAACATACCACATATGTCAGTTCCAGAAGGAGAAACAGATTCAGATAATGTTGAAATAAGAAGGTGGTCAAAACCTACCAAATTTAATTTTAATCCGAAGGCTCATTGGGATATAGGAGCAGATCTTAATATACTTGATTTTGAGAGAGGAGGAAAGGTTACAGGATCCAGATTTATGTTTTATAGAGGATTAGGAGCTAGACTTGAAAGAGCAGTTATAACATATTTCTTAGATGTTCATACAGAAGAACATGGTTATGAAGAATTATTTCCACCATATATGGTAAATAGAAATAGTATGGTAGGAACAGGTCAGCTTCCTAAGTTTGAAGAAGATACATTTAGAATTTCAAATAGTGAATTCTTTTTAATACCTACAGCGGAAGTTCCAGTAACTAATTTTTATAGAGATGAAGTTTTAAAAGGTGAGGATTTACCTATAAAACATGTTGCATATAGTGCATGTTTTAGGTCAGAATCAAGTTCAGCTGGAAGAGATACAAGAGGTCTAGTAAGACAGCGCCAATTTAATAAAGTTGAGCTTGTTAAGTTTACAAAACCTGAACAGTCTTATGATGAGCTTGAAAAGTTAACTAATGATGCAGAAGAAATATTACAAAGGTTACATCTACCTTATAGAGTAGTTAAGATATGTAAAGGAGATTTAGGATTTACAGCAGCTTTAAAGTACGATATAGAAGTATGGATGCCAAGTTACAATAGATTTGTAGAAATATCAAGCTGTAGTAATTTTGAAGATTTTCAAGCAAGACGTGCTAATATAAAATATAAGGAAACTTCAAAAGATAGGCCACAGTATGTTCATACATTAAATGGGTCAGGATTAGCAGCAGGAAGGACAGTAGCTGCTATACTTGAGAATTATCAACAAGAAGATGGCAGTGTGATAATACCAGAAGTATTAAGACAATATATGGGAGGTAAAGAGAAAATAAAATAA
- a CDS encoding capsid assembly scaffolding protein Gp46 family protein produces the protein MEEVKTTETNTEVEGVATGDTNRTEVKTYTEEEVNKLLNAKIQSETDKVRTEYSKKMKTLEEEVKTLKPVEKSESELKLEERLKALEDKEKEVQAKEKLLNITNKLSEQGLPSQLAKYLMQGEDVETEIASLKEIFTNNVIDNSYKPQNHKSSKDVITKEQFNKMSYMDRMNLFKSNKDLYQKLSK, from the coding sequence ATGGAAGAAGTAAAAACAACAGAAACAAATACAGAGGTAGAAGGTGTGGCCACAGGTGACACAAATAGGACAGAAGTAAAAACTTATACAGAGGAAGAAGTCAACAAATTGTTAAATGCTAAAATACAATCTGAAACTGATAAGGTTAGGACAGAATACAGCAAAAAAATGAAGACCTTAGAGGAAGAAGTAAAAACATTAAAACCAGTAGAAAAATCTGAAAGTGAATTAAAGCTTGAAGAACGCTTAAAAGCTCTTGAGGATAAGGAGAAAGAAGTACAGGCTAAAGAAAAATTATTAAATATAACTAATAAATTAAGTGAACAGGGCTTACCTAGTCAACTTGCTAAATATCTAATGCAAGGGGAAGATGTAGAAACTGAAATTGCTAGTTTAAAAGAAATATTTACCAATAATGTAATAGACAATAGTTATAAACCTCAAAATCATAAATCTAGTAAGGATGTAATTACAAAGGAACAATTTAATAAAATGTCCTACATGGATAGAATGAATTTATTTAAATCTAATAAAGACCTATATCAAAAACTTAGTAAATAA